A genomic region of Stegostoma tigrinum isolate sSteTig4 chromosome 15, sSteTig4.hap1, whole genome shotgun sequence contains the following coding sequences:
- the bmp15 gene encoding bone morphogenetic protein 15, with amino-acid sequence MIPLAANMCWVMNRNRSRNVFRVLICLLELVALHGGAGEKQAPAEREIRDLGPLIEMLAGKVSPRPPLPSKQGMDDQHMEYMATLYKQLADRDGKPKANRTIMTNTIRLVKPSASILLADSGHWHVHHVQYNLHYLPELEHLIKVVVVYLHSPLANQLLVSCEIRCLLANYVNLNFIQNATDIELPIRFILNLNERWAEADVTPCVFLPTGNSVKKVDLHISYKCAEFGKVKERTLDKRKNYAVHLQVPSLLLYLNDTDKTAHQRQEKSEKQSLEGSSKSRVLSRKPRQLSNIGSVVPNYLTSPPRNKCKLHSFWVSFEQLGWDHWIVAPHRYNPKFCRGDCPRILHYGYHSPNHAIVQNFINEIVDKHVPRPSCVPLKYSPISVLLKEQNDHIVYKEYKDMIAVSCTCK; translated from the exons ATGATACCATTAGCAGCTAACATGTGCTGGGTGATGAATCGGAATCGTAGCCGTAACGTATTCCGAGTTTTGATCTGTTTGCTGGAGCTTGTAGCTTTGCATGGAGGGGCTGGGGAGAAACAAGCGCCTGCCGAGAGGGAGATTAGAGACCTCGGTCCCCTTATCGAGATGTTGGCTGGAAAAGTTAGTCCCCGTCCTCCGCTGCCCTCGAAACAAGGGATGGATGATCAACACATGGAATATATGGCCACTCTCTACAAGCAGTTAGCAGATCGTGATGGGAAGCCTAAAGCTAACCGGACCATTATGACTAACACTATTCGGTTGGTGAAACCCAGTGCAAGTATCCTGCTCGCCGACTCCG GTCATTGGCATGTGCATCATGTTCAATACAATCTGCATTATCTTCCAGAGCTGGAGCACTTGATTAAAGTTGTTGTTGTTTATTTGCACAGTCCTCTTGCCAATCAACTCTTAGTCTCTTGTGAAATCAGATGTCTCCTTGCAAACTATGTTAATCTAAACTTCATACAGAATGCCACTGACATAGAATTGCCCATAAGGTTTATATTAAACCTGAATGAACGATGGGCAGAAGCTGATGTAACTCCTTGTGTCTTTCTCCCAACTGGTAATTCTGTGAAGAAAGTGGATCTGCATATCAGTTACAAGTGTGCTGAATTTGGAAAAGTCAAAGAAAGAACTCTGGACAAAAGAAAAAACTATGCTGTCCATTTACAAGTGCCTTCTCTGCTACTATATTTAAATGACACAGATAAAACTGCACATCAAAGACaagaaaaatcagaaaaacaATCTCTAGAGGGTTCATCCAAATCCCGTGTCCTGTCTAGGAAGCCACGACAACTAAGCAACATTGGCTCAGTCGTTCCTAACTATCTTACGAGTCCTCCAAGGAACAAATGCAAGCTCCATTCATTCTGGGTAAGCTTTGAGCAACTGGGTTGGGATCATTGGATTGTGGCTCCTCATAGGTACAATCCAAAATTCTGCAGGGGAGACTGTCCTAGAATTCTTCACTATGGTTACCACTCTCCAAATCATGCCATAGTGCAGAATTTTATTAATGAAATTGTTGATAAACATGTGCCCCGTCCATCTTGTGTCCCTCTGAAATACAGTCCAATTAGTGTCCTGCTGAAGGAACAAAATGATCACATTGTGTACAAAGAGTACAAGGACATGATTGCTGTGTCTTGTACTTGCAAATAA